The following are encoded together in the Oreochromis niloticus isolate F11D_XX linkage group LG12, O_niloticus_UMD_NMBU, whole genome shotgun sequence genome:
- the neff1 gene encoding low molecular weight neuronal intermediate filament, protein MSDFVSPQRVEAFCKSLQVSPRLLLLLRQMMRRRLPYKSTCPGQPSLASHFLSLSHTHSSCHTPELHTHTSLCRAKASAQINQGEGTMSYSSEIYSSSYRKIFGDAPRSGRVGLGSSSPSRLHSAGYRSSHRTYGSPSAISSTTTYRRTAAPGRVFSSMPDHAVDLTQSTAVTNELKIIRTNEKEQLQGLNDRFVSFIEKVHNLEQQNKILEAEVTLLRQRNSEPSRLHELYEQEIRELRARVEELTHEKSQMHLDCVQMNDTLERMKEKFDEESRLREEAENTLKGYRKDVDDATLARLELEKKVESLLDEIAFLRKVHEEELQELQASLQATQVSVEMDVSKPDLAAALKDIRAQYESLSARNQSQAEEWYRSKFASVTEAAARNHDAIKHSKEELSEYRRQVQARTLEIEALRGHNEALERQIAEMEDRHNNEIGEMQDTIQQLEAALRSTKGEMSRHLREYQDLLNVKMALDIEIAAYRKLLEGEECRLSSVGGAMVQSGYPGFSYMSARTYTLGAYRKSGAKPEEEEQEEAEEEEKEEDEEGEEEGEEGEDGEEGEEEGEEGEEGEEGEGEEEEEEEEEEKPKEKEEKKKESPTGKNSKS, encoded by the exons ATGAGTGACTTCGTGTCTCCCCAGAGGGTGGAGGCTTTCTGCAAAAGCTTGCAGGTTTCCCCTCGTCTTCTGTTGTTGCTGCGTCAAATGATGCGCCGGCGCCTTCCCTATAAAAGCACCTGTCCCGGGCAGCCATCACTCGCatctcactttctctctctctcacacacacactcatcctGTCACACTCCTgaactccacacacacacttccctgTGCAGAGCAAAGGCATCGGCCCAAATCAACCAAGGTGAAGGAACCATGAGTTACTCCAGCGAGATTTACAGCAGCTCCTATCGGAAGATCTTCGGAGATGCCCCCCGCTCCGGTCGCGTCGGCCTGGGTAGCAGCAGCCCGTCCCGCCTGCACTCTGCGGGATACCGCAGCAGCCACCGCACCTATGGTTCCCCCTCCGCGATCTCGTCCACCACCACCTACCGCCGGACAGCGGCCCCCGGCCGGGTCTTCTCCTCCATGCCGGACCACGCGGTGGACCTGACCCAGTCCACCGCGGTCACCAACGAGCTCAAGATCATCCGCACCAACGAGAAGGAGCAGCTGCAGGGCCTCAACGACCGCTTCGTGTCCTTCATCGAGAAGGTGCACAACCTGGAGCAGCAAAACAAAATCCTGGAGGCCGAGGTCACGCTGCTGCGCCAGCGCAACAGCGAGCCTTCGCGCCTGCACGAGCTCTACGAGCAGGAGATCCGCGAGCTGCGAGCGCGCGTGGAGGAGCTGACTCACGAGAAGAGCCAGATGCACCTGGACTGCGTGCAGATGAACGACACGCTGGAGCGCATGAAGGAGAAGTTCGACGAAGAGAGCAGGCTGCGGGAGGAGGCGGAGAACACGCTGAAGGGCTACCGGAAGGACGTCGACGATGCCACCCTGGCGCGCCTGGAGTTGGAGAAGAAAGTGGAGTCGCTCCTGGATGAGATCGCCTTCCTGAGGAAAGTCCACGAGGAGGAGCTGCAGGAGCTCCAGGCGTCACTTCAGGCCACACAG GTGTCAGTGGAGATGGATGTGAGCAAACCTGACCTGGCTGCAGCCCTGAAGGACATCAGGGCCCAGTATGAGAGCCTGTCAGCTAGGAACCAGTCCCAGGCAGAGGAATGGTACCGCTCCAAGTTTGCCAGTGTGACCGAGGCGGCTGCCCGCAACCATGATGCCATCAAGCACTCCAAGGAGGAGCTGAGCGAATACCGCAGACAGGTGCAGGCCCGGACCCTGGAGATTGAGGCCCTCAGGGGCCACAATGAAGCTCTGGAGAGGCAGATTGCAGAGATGGAAGATCGCCATAACAATGAAATTGGTGAGATGCAG GATACCATTCAGCAGCTGGAGGCTGCCCTGCGTAGTACCAAAGGAGAAATGTCTCGTCATCTGCGTGAATACCAGGACCTACTGAATGTTAAGATGGCACTGGATATTGAGATTGCTGCGTACAG GAAGCTGCTGGAAGGCGAGGAGTGTCGCCTCAGCTCTGTCGGCGGCGCAATGGTCCAGTCTGGCTATCCTGGCTTTTCCTACATGTCCGCCCGCACCTACACTCTCGGCGCCTACAGGAAGTCTGGAGCTAAGCCTGaagaggaggagcaagaggaagcggaagaagaggagaaggaagaggacgaggagggagaggaggagggtgagGAGGGAGAAGATGgcgaggagggagaggaggagggtgaggagggagaagagggtgaggagggagagggtgaggaggaggaagaggaggaggaggaggagaagccaaaagagaaagaggagaagaagaaggagagccCCACCGGGAAGAACAGCAAGAGCTAA